One segment of Thermococcus profundus DNA contains the following:
- a CDS encoding Stp1/IreP family PP2C-type Ser/Thr phosphatase, with the protein MTRLRYVGAIFVLFLLTFSLAGVLADEGIPQDSHGTGTNATLIIISAPPNATVYINGTPYGNTPLNITLQPGIYQINVTKEGYQANGTVVSLGQNETRVLNITLTPTWGYLTINSTPSNATVYIDGKEAGRTPLINYTLVPGNHSITLVKPGYEEYRENVTITPGETISIVASLSPQPAELGVNSNPSGAAVYINDEYKGATPISLTLKPGSYTVKLSLEGYANITKNLTLGPGENKTLNFNLTPLPSLGYLTINSTPANATVYLDGDYIGTTPLENYPLPPGNHTITIVKRGYENYTETIQVEGNTPLFVNVTLKPLTATVKVLSTPIGAEVYLDGESIGKTPGNFTIPSGSHTITLHLDGYLNYTTAVTVSPGETKVVNATLIPIPAKLSINSTPSGASVYINGSYKGETPLTLNLTPGVYNVTISKQGYDNYTTTITLNPGENRRIKAKLTHLTGYITVYTTPGNATVYIDGKEVGKTPLIKYNITPGKHRLTIKLNGYKEYDKNITINPGENPPLNVTLTKVSGKGGILDTLKGLLKIIGLIIIAIIILIFVIRAGSTGYAKLSEAKKRSEAENAVKLMREILRDLEIELERLNLADDESVQDSLIRIRNALRDAEAALRRNDYRTPLTLKKRFITEVESLNSRIKPYKKSMEKDLTKHAVGRTYLGRRENNEDAYTVEKIGGNILLAVADGMGGHLAGEVASKTAIDTLREILQRKKLADPAEVLRDAIIEANRKIYEMGHDPAHPERYNMGTTLTAAVVRGDTATVANIGDSRTYLIKPGGTIQRLTKDHSLVQELVDKGEITEEEARRHPQKNVITKALGIEPEIKIDEGDIKKVNLQEGDYLLLCSDGLTDALRDEEIASTLLAAPSLEEAAKMLIEKAYAYGSNDNITVVIYRH; encoded by the coding sequence ATGACAAGGCTTCGGTATGTTGGTGCAATCTTTGTCCTCTTCCTGTTGACGTTTAGTCTGGCAGGTGTGCTTGCAGATGAAGGCATCCCCCAGGACTCGCACGGAACAGGAACCAATGCAACTCTAATCATAATTTCCGCTCCCCCAAACGCAACGGTTTACATCAACGGAACCCCCTACGGAAACACTCCGCTTAACATAACACTCCAACCCGGCATCTACCAGATCAACGTCACAAAAGAAGGCTACCAGGCCAACGGAACGGTGGTATCACTGGGACAAAACGAGACCAGGGTATTGAATATAACCCTCACACCCACATGGGGGTACCTGACCATAAACTCCACACCGAGCAACGCTACCGTTTACATAGATGGAAAAGAGGCCGGAAGGACTCCCTTAATAAACTACACCCTCGTCCCTGGAAACCACAGCATCACACTGGTCAAACCCGGATACGAAGAATATAGAGAAAACGTGACTATAACACCCGGAGAGACGATTTCAATCGTTGCCAGCTTATCCCCCCAACCGGCGGAGCTCGGGGTAAACTCAAACCCAAGCGGGGCGGCTGTTTACATAAACGACGAATACAAAGGAGCCACCCCAATCAGCCTCACGCTCAAACCGGGCAGCTACACTGTAAAACTATCGCTTGAAGGATATGCCAACATAACAAAAAACCTAACCCTCGGCCCAGGGGAAAACAAAACATTGAACTTCAATCTAACCCCATTGCCCTCTCTGGGGTATCTCACCATAAATTCCACTCCGGCCAATGCAACGGTCTACCTGGACGGAGATTACATTGGAACAACACCCCTCGAAAACTACCCCCTCCCCCCCGGAAACCACACCATCACAATAGTCAAGCGGGGATATGAAAACTACACAGAGACAATACAAGTTGAAGGGAATACCCCGCTCTTCGTAAACGTGACCCTAAAGCCGCTCACAGCCACAGTTAAAGTTCTCTCGACCCCCATTGGAGCGGAGGTCTACCTAGACGGAGAATCCATCGGAAAAACCCCCGGCAACTTCACCATCCCTTCGGGTAGCCACACCATAACACTCCACCTGGACGGGTACTTGAACTACACCACCGCGGTAACTGTAAGTCCCGGAGAGACTAAGGTTGTCAACGCCACACTCATCCCGATTCCAGCGAAGCTCAGCATTAACTCAACTCCCTCCGGAGCTAGTGTTTACATTAATGGAAGTTACAAAGGGGAAACTCCGCTCACCCTCAACCTAACTCCAGGAGTTTACAACGTAACGATCAGCAAACAAGGCTATGACAATTATACAACCACAATAACCCTAAATCCTGGAGAAAACAGAAGGATAAAGGCCAAACTAACCCACCTCACCGGATACATAACGGTTTACACTACACCCGGCAACGCAACCGTTTACATAGACGGCAAAGAAGTCGGAAAAACCCCGCTGATAAAGTACAACATCACCCCCGGAAAACACAGGCTGACGATCAAGCTCAATGGGTACAAAGAGTACGACAAAAACATAACGATAAATCCGGGGGAAAATCCTCCCCTCAACGTCACCCTAACAAAGGTCAGCGGCAAGGGAGGCATACTCGACACCCTGAAGGGCCTGCTCAAGATCATTGGGCTGATAATCATCGCAATAATAATCCTTATTTTCGTCATCCGCGCGGGCAGTACTGGATATGCAAAGCTCTCAGAAGCCAAGAAGAGAAGTGAAGCGGAGAACGCTGTAAAACTGATGAGAGAGATCCTCCGTGACCTGGAAATTGAGCTCGAACGTCTCAATTTGGCAGACGACGAGAGCGTGCAAGATTCCCTCATCAGGATAAGAAACGCACTCAGGGACGCGGAGGCCGCCCTCAGAAGAAACGACTATAGGACACCCCTAACCCTCAAGAAGAGGTTCATAACCGAAGTAGAATCGCTCAACTCCAGGATAAAGCCGTACAAGAAGAGCATGGAAAAGGATCTGACAAAGCACGCAGTCGGGAGGACGTACCTCGGCCGCAGGGAGAACAACGAGGATGCCTACACCGTGGAGAAGATAGGCGGCAACATCCTTCTGGCAGTAGCCGACGGTATGGGCGGTCATCTGGCAGGTGAAGTCGCCAGTAAAACGGCCATAGACACCCTAAGAGAGATCCTGCAGAGGAAAAAGCTCGCCGATCCAGCGGAAGTGCTGAGGGATGCTATCATAGAGGCAAACAGAAAGATCTATGAGATGGGACACGACCCGGCCCACCCGGAGAGGTACAACATGGGCACCACCCTAACGGCGGCGGTAGTGAGGGGAGACACCGCCACGGTCGCCAACATAGGGGACAGCAGGACCTACCTCATAAAGCCGGGCGGGACAATACAGCGGCTCACAAAAGACCACTCCCTCGTCCAGGAGCTCGTGGACAAGGGTGAGATAACAGAGGAAGAGGCCAGGAGACACCCCCAGAAGAACGTCATAACCAAGGCCCTTGGAATAGAACCCGAGATAAAGATCGACGAGGGGGACATAAAGAAAGTGAACCTCCAGGAAGGGGACTACCTGCTCCTCTGCTCGGACGGTCTGACGGACGCCCTCAGAGACGAAGAGATAGCCAGCACCCTGCTTGCGGCGCCGTCGCTTGAAGAGGCCGCCAAAATGCTGATAGAGAAAGCATACGCCTACGGAAGCAACGACAACATAACGGTGGTCATATACAGACATTGA
- a CDS encoding ATP-binding protein codes for MPVDLSGPLLSAFKKAKREYEEAMKKGDMETAKKKALECSRILKQLSKYDEFNRESYLKKAKKWESLAKDIESGKIARKTQPKPMREGSSRPDRGESEVESEEEKFKAYVRNNLIAKSKVKWDDIGGLDEVKRLMMETVVIAALQRPESIQPWKGILLFGPPGTGKTLLASAAAGSLNATFFSVKASNVLSKYFGESAKIITALYEVAREEAPSIVFLDEIDSLTTKRSGEQSEASRRMLATLLTELDGFQDKKSDKLILTLAATNTPWDLDEAVLSRFPRRIYVPLPDEKATKEIIKINTRGLDISRLDLDAIAEESVRRLYSGRDLRNLCQEAIWNMIREENRDLHKLASLPFEELRKRSLRTRPLEMRDFEEAFKKIKSPLTRKDIERYEKWAEEFGG; via the coding sequence ATGCCGGTTGACCTTTCCGGACCCCTGCTGTCCGCATTCAAGAAGGCGAAGAGAGAATACGAAGAAGCCATGAAGAAAGGCGACATGGAGACCGCTAAGAAGAAGGCCCTTGAGTGCTCCAGGATTCTGAAGCAGCTATCGAAATACGACGAGTTCAACCGCGAGAGCTACCTCAAAAAGGCCAAGAAGTGGGAGAGCCTGGCCAAAGACATTGAGAGTGGCAAGATAGCCCGCAAAACGCAACCAAAGCCTATGCGCGAGGGATCTTCGAGGCCAGACAGGGGGGAGAGCGAAGTAGAGAGCGAGGAGGAGAAGTTCAAGGCCTACGTCAGGAACAATCTCATAGCCAAGTCAAAGGTCAAGTGGGATGATATAGGCGGTCTGGATGAAGTCAAGAGGCTCATGATGGAGACAGTCGTAATAGCGGCCCTCCAGAGGCCGGAGTCGATCCAGCCATGGAAAGGCATCCTCCTCTTCGGGCCACCGGGGACGGGTAAAACTTTACTTGCTTCAGCCGCCGCCGGGAGCTTAAACGCCACCTTCTTCAGCGTCAAGGCCTCGAACGTTCTCAGCAAGTATTTCGGCGAGTCGGCGAAGATAATAACCGCCCTCTATGAAGTAGCGAGGGAGGAGGCGCCGAGCATAGTCTTCCTCGACGAGATTGATTCGCTGACGACGAAGAGGAGCGGGGAGCAGAGCGAGGCGAGCAGGAGAATGCTGGCGACGCTTCTGACGGAGTTGGATGGCTTCCAGGACAAAAAGAGCGACAAGCTCATTCTAACGCTCGCGGCCACGAATACACCCTGGGACTTGGACGAAGCAGTTCTCTCAAGGTTCCCACGCAGGATTTACGTGCCTTTACCAGATGAGAAAGCCACGAAGGAGATTATCAAGATCAACACGCGCGGGCTGGACATATCAAGGCTTGATCTCGACGCAATAGCGGAGGAGAGCGTGAGGAGGCTTTATTCAGGTAGAGACCTGAGGAACCTCTGCCAGGAGGCAATCTGGAACATGATACGGGAGGAAAACAGGGATCTGCACAAGCTTGCTTCCCTGCCCTTCGAGGAACTGAGGAAGCGCTCTTTGAGGACGAGACCGCTTGAGATGAGGGATTTTGAGGAGGCGTTCAAGAAGATCAAGAGCCCGCTGACGAGGAAGGATATTGAGCGCTATGAGAAGTGGGCCGAGGAGTTCGGGGGATGA
- a CDS encoding serine/threonine protein kinase, with the protein MRDIERGDTTTALEKVKNALLAAVPETDFILSNALRLRHDGEKLLKAKKFNEAISKFGEALEKYRQAISVLEIMQSDDETMKKVRNTIDTTENLKKIANFRRIYQKIKDAQTEKELWDAIRELEHAEVPMEDDRFDAMVTAHRKIIYMQLQTIADMMTNAAEMYKKEDWFSAKKTLESAKRGLENLLTTAKKYDLVEEVGIISELIKACDNNIYGITELLYTGEVPKGWKLQIPDKSNLVLQEESLEEETLDLSVNFETRMEQIKEKYRIVKIIGEGAFSYVYEAKNPQGHRIALKVLKYLDKESTSSFMREFAASQKLDHENIVKVYRADPRLGFLEMELASGNLEEVKKPIAPAIAGKIIFEVGRALHHAHVQKIYHRDIKPSNILIFGSLEKVKLGDWGLARLAAKATRKSSLVRHKTILYSSPEQIKDPEHLDERSDIFQLGIVFYEILTGKHPFMAEYEGTIINNILTKNPDPPSTLNPEAKPFDDIVLKMLEKDPSKRYQTVRELQNDIKDVLIQMGIHVKDSVSSRDRVKILAENAYLHLKSVVDGIARNISSELSYLAKDLESLYLETGHTDLRGLAKQIEMMAAENVKPTEDTARKIESILKKWM; encoded by the coding sequence TTGAGGGACATTGAGAGGGGGGACACCACAACCGCCCTGGAGAAAGTTAAAAACGCACTTCTTGCCGCGGTCCCAGAAACCGACTTCATTCTAAGCAACGCCCTCCGGCTGAGGCACGATGGAGAGAAGCTCCTTAAGGCGAAGAAGTTTAACGAGGCAATATCCAAGTTCGGGGAGGCACTTGAAAAGTACAGACAGGCCATATCAGTTCTGGAGATAATGCAGAGCGACGATGAGACCATGAAAAAGGTCAGAAACACAATAGACACCACAGAGAACCTCAAGAAAATAGCCAACTTCCGCAGAATATACCAGAAGATAAAAGATGCACAGACCGAAAAGGAACTGTGGGATGCAATAAGGGAGCTGGAGCACGCTGAGGTTCCCATGGAAGACGACAGGTTCGATGCAATGGTAACAGCCCACAGGAAGATAATATACATGCAACTTCAGACGATAGCCGACATGATGACGAACGCCGCCGAGATGTACAAAAAGGAGGACTGGTTCTCAGCAAAGAAGACCCTGGAGAGCGCAAAGAGGGGACTTGAGAACCTCCTCACCACGGCGAAGAAATACGATCTGGTAGAAGAAGTGGGCATTATAAGTGAGCTCATAAAGGCGTGTGACAACAACATCTACGGAATAACCGAACTGCTGTACACAGGAGAGGTTCCAAAGGGCTGGAAGTTACAGATACCCGACAAGAGCAACCTCGTCCTCCAGGAGGAGAGCCTTGAGGAGGAAACCCTCGACCTCTCGGTTAACTTTGAGACGAGGATGGAACAGATAAAGGAGAAGTACCGGATAGTCAAGATCATAGGGGAAGGGGCCTTCTCCTATGTTTACGAGGCCAAGAACCCACAGGGACACAGGATAGCCTTAAAAGTCCTAAAGTACCTGGACAAAGAGTCAACCTCTTCATTCATGCGCGAGTTCGCTGCATCCCAGAAGCTTGACCACGAAAACATAGTAAAGGTGTACCGCGCGGATCCCAGATTGGGGTTCCTTGAGATGGAGCTCGCAAGCGGCAACTTAGAGGAGGTCAAAAAGCCCATAGCCCCCGCGATCGCTGGGAAAATAATATTCGAAGTCGGGCGTGCACTGCACCACGCCCACGTCCAGAAGATCTACCACAGGGACATAAAACCGAGCAACATACTGATTTTTGGAAGCCTTGAAAAAGTAAAGCTCGGTGACTGGGGCCTTGCAAGACTGGCGGCAAAAGCGACCAGGAAGTCATCGCTGGTGAGACACAAAACGATACTGTACTCATCCCCGGAGCAGATAAAGGATCCTGAACACCTGGACGAGCGCAGCGATATATTCCAGCTGGGCATCGTCTTCTACGAGATACTAACCGGGAAACACCCCTTCATGGCCGAATACGAAGGTACGATAATCAACAATATCCTCACAAAGAACCCGGATCCCCCATCAACCCTTAACCCCGAGGCGAAACCCTTCGATGATATAGTCCTGAAAATGCTGGAGAAAGACCCCAGTAAGAGGTACCAGACAGTCAGAGAGCTCCAAAACGATATTAAAGACGTCCTGATTCAGATGGGAATACACGTAAAGGACAGCGTCAGCTCGAGGGACAGGGTAAAGATCCTTGCAGAGAACGCCTACCTGCACCTGAAAAGCGTGGTGGATGGAATCGCAAGGAACATCTCATCAGAGCTCTCGTATCTGGCCAAAGACCTTGAGTCACTTTATCTGGAAACCGGACACACGGATCTCAGGGGGCTGGCAAAACAAATAGAGATGATGGCCGCCGAAAACGTAAAACCCACGGAGGACACGGCAAGAAAGATTGAGAGCATACTTAAGAAATGGATGTGA
- a CDS encoding DUF2341 domain-containing protein, whose protein sequence is MNKIGAELALLIVALFLVLPVVNAGLQTPTNNDENDTLSTATPHVKITISKKEAINIGTQPHPVTEGGGTYYKYVFPLAYLKLYWGTDWYGSGVEITAVEPETQVIVDEAFNGPDDDQHYSLSPGERLYVGDFPDLSSEYKKVEWKKNPLVIYSNKPLLITYRYNTDDWGDYDDSSFRYSAPQPGTKLLGANVRWLYIAPYKNEADVYINGEYAGHVNYGEVLVKQYSSPENVVVTADSPIVAVAAYVDPNVRSRTYAFPLMPPMSGEFLIPNSVESFARDKNALDVNEYYVIMNSNGNIIQNETLPSEPRVLSLTDSAVFVFRTFYYLDPWGNDAPRYAMSAYAVKPAENSTLAGWIYPVNTHTVTHQLRFYATGKATIYFDYGDDGTIDKTEEVKAGQIYEFSDQETNPDERTGIYVRGNITGYYIGVGGWSGHIEGSAEWGMSAITSQEQTSQTPQPKTVQYLPPEDLSKWKYYREVTVKEQSGQTLENFQVLIKLDSSNFDFSKAQPDGSDVRIVDENGNFLPYWIEEWNVSAKKAKIWTILPEIPANGEVKVRLYYGNPNAVSRSDGDKVFEFFDDFNDDSYTDKWILDNANGSYNFQATQENGVLHLNSTDRGALFAKGFYTSNSFPVVIEYSWEPVSEGEHHLHGLVWHSSPVSDWYNSGYYRTYEYGGTWRIWYKDTTLNNTNIAVETGIWHRVVVKIEGDGVFESSIDGHSIRAVDNNKSEGFVGFGGCCWDSEAEHSLFDNFLIRKYAPTDPVTIVGGEKIASPATLSISSDPSGAEVYINETYEGVTPLTLTLDPGTYQVKLSKEGYEDYTTTITLSPGENKTLSVTLNPAYGYLTVISDPTGARVYIDGLYVGTTPIWDYELPAGQHTVKVSKAGYHDYTTTVNIKPGETTVVRATLSLLPAELTINSDPSGAAVYIDDEYKGVTPITLNVTPGTHKVRLTKVGYQTYTTTVTLNPGESKTLDIKLNPLFGYLTVYSDPPGAKVYVDDSYVGDTPLENHQISLGTHTIKVTKEGYHDYITTVTIGPGDSKVLNVKLTPDVGYLTVYSDPSGAKVYVNGSYIQKTPVVGYELSPGKYHVTVVMENYQSYTTTVTISPGKTTVINAELTPLPVKLSINSNPPGASVYINGTYKGKTPITLSLNPGVYQINLVKSEYDNYTTMVTLNPGEDRTLNVNLTPTFGYLTVSSDPSGAMVYVDGSYIGNTPLETYKLPTGQHSIKLSKEGYHDYTTTVTIEPGKTENVYAPLTPSVGYLTVHSDPSGATVLVDGKEIGTTPIEKYELTPGTHEITIAKSGYRTETFNVSIKEGKELSVPVELQPLTGTLTLTSDPSWATVIIDGKEVGTTPLEKYILTVGTHRVIVRKEGYKEQRFTVTIEAGKETAKNVKLEKIQIATTTTTTTTTTTTTTTTTENRVSTTDTPSKESPSQTKESDSPSYTPSSNSLGGSRNPIVPYIPYALGGVLLFAGLFVGVRGYRERKAIKSLRMELESIDEREVPDEGRSLYNEIREILEKISATKDRRERGELIKTGAFKLNSLKDIVSEYNKLKEAVTGEIRDLVSPPTKRSGTGGRDEE, encoded by the coding sequence ATGAACAAGATTGGAGCCGAATTGGCTCTCTTGATTGTGGCGTTGTTCCTCGTGCTACCAGTAGTAAACGCAGGTTTACAGACCCCCACGAACAATGATGAGAACGATACATTATCCACTGCAACGCCCCATGTGAAAATAACTATCAGCAAAAAAGAAGCCATAAACATTGGGACTCAACCTCACCCCGTTACAGAAGGAGGTGGGACATACTACAAGTACGTCTTTCCCTTGGCGTATCTCAAGCTATACTGGGGAACTGATTGGTACGGAAGCGGAGTTGAGATAACTGCTGTGGAACCCGAAACTCAGGTGATAGTGGACGAGGCTTTTAATGGCCCCGATGATGACCAGCATTACTCTTTATCTCCTGGAGAAAGACTATACGTGGGGGATTTCCCAGATCTCTCTTCGGAGTACAAAAAAGTCGAATGGAAAAAGAATCCCTTAGTAATATACTCCAACAAGCCACTATTAATCACTTACCGTTATAACACAGATGACTGGGGAGACTATGACGATTCTAGCTTTAGGTACAGCGCTCCCCAGCCAGGAACCAAACTGCTTGGAGCAAACGTTAGGTGGCTCTACATTGCCCCGTACAAAAATGAGGCGGACGTTTACATCAACGGGGAATACGCTGGTCACGTTAATTATGGGGAAGTTTTGGTCAAGCAGTATTCAAGTCCAGAAAACGTTGTAGTAACCGCAGATTCGCCCATAGTGGCCGTTGCAGCATACGTTGATCCAAACGTAAGGAGTAGGACTTACGCATTCCCACTAATGCCTCCGATGAGCGGAGAATTCCTAATTCCAAACTCTGTGGAGAGCTTTGCAAGAGATAAAAACGCCCTCGATGTTAATGAGTATTATGTTATCATGAACTCAAATGGAAACATTATCCAAAACGAGACCTTACCATCAGAACCACGGGTTTTATCATTAACAGACTCAGCAGTTTTTGTGTTCAGAACTTTTTACTATCTTGATCCCTGGGGAAACGACGCTCCAAGATACGCTATGAGTGCCTATGCAGTTAAGCCTGCAGAGAACTCCACATTAGCAGGATGGATATATCCTGTTAACACGCACACTGTAACCCACCAGCTTAGGTTCTATGCTACGGGTAAGGCCACAATTTACTTTGACTATGGGGATGATGGAACTATAGACAAAACTGAGGAGGTGAAAGCAGGCCAGATTTATGAGTTCTCAGATCAAGAAACAAACCCAGATGAAAGAACTGGGATATACGTTAGGGGTAATATAACCGGATACTACATTGGTGTTGGTGGATGGAGTGGGCATATAGAGGGATCTGCAGAGTGGGGAATGTCCGCAATCACTTCACAGGAACAGACATCACAAACGCCTCAACCTAAGACCGTCCAGTACCTCCCCCCCGAAGACCTCTCCAAGTGGAAGTACTACCGCGAAGTCACGGTTAAGGAACAATCCGGCCAGACCCTCGAGAACTTCCAAGTTCTCATCAAGCTCGACTCTTCAAACTTCGACTTTTCTAAAGCCCAGCCGGATGGGAGCGACGTTAGAATAGTTGACGAGAACGGGAACTTCCTCCCATACTGGATTGAGGAATGGAACGTGAGCGCCAAAAAGGCCAAGATATGGACGATACTCCCAGAGATTCCTGCAAATGGTGAGGTTAAGGTTAGGCTCTATTACGGCAATCCAAACGCGGTAAGTAGGAGTGACGGAGACAAAGTCTTCGAGTTCTTTGACGACTTCAATGACGACTCGTATACAGACAAATGGATCCTCGATAATGCGAATGGAAGCTATAATTTTCAAGCGACTCAAGAAAATGGTGTATTACACTTAAATTCCACCGACCGAGGAGCTCTTTTCGCGAAAGGTTTCTACACTTCCAACAGCTTTCCAGTTGTTATAGAGTACAGCTGGGAACCAGTATCAGAAGGTGAACACCATTTACACGGATTGGTGTGGCACAGTTCTCCTGTCTCCGATTGGTACAACAGCGGATACTACAGGACATACGAGTATGGAGGGACGTGGAGAATATGGTACAAAGACACAACTCTCAACAACACAAATATTGCCGTTGAAACAGGAATATGGCACAGAGTTGTCGTCAAAATTGAAGGGGATGGGGTGTTTGAGTCAAGCATAGACGGACACAGCATCAGGGCCGTGGATAACAACAAATCAGAGGGCTTTGTTGGGTTTGGTGGTTGTTGTTGGGACAGCGAGGCAGAGCACTCCCTATTCGACAACTTTTTAATCCGCAAATATGCCCCGACTGATCCAGTGACGATAGTTGGAGGAGAAAAGATAGCTTCTCCAGCAACACTCTCCATTAGCTCTGACCCCTCCGGAGCCGAAGTTTATATCAACGAAACTTACGAGGGGGTAACACCGCTAACATTAACCCTTGACCCAGGAACGTATCAAGTTAAGCTCTCCAAAGAAGGATACGAGGATTACACAACCACAATAACCCTCAGTCCGGGAGAAAACAAGACCCTATCCGTAACGTTAAACCCCGCCTACGGATACTTAACGGTCATATCCGATCCAACGGGGGCAAGGGTTTATATAGACGGCCTGTATGTGGGTACAACCCCCATATGGGATTACGAGCTCCCAGCCGGCCAGCACACTGTAAAAGTGTCCAAAGCAGGGTACCACGATTATACCACGACGGTGAATATAAAGCCGGGAGAAACCACCGTGGTCAGAGCCACCCTGTCCCTGCTACCGGCGGAGCTCACAATAAACTCGGATCCCAGCGGGGCGGCGGTATACATAGACGATGAGTACAAAGGAGTCACCCCCATAACCTTAAACGTAACCCCCGGGACGCACAAGGTAAGGCTCACAAAGGTGGGGTATCAGACCTACACCACGACGGTGACGTTAAATCCTGGAGAAAGCAAAACGCTTGATATCAAGCTAAACCCGCTCTTTGGATATCTAACGGTTTACTCAGATCCCCCTGGAGCTAAAGTGTACGTGGATGACTCTTACGTTGGGGACACTCCCCTGGAGAACCATCAAATCTCACTGGGAACCCACACCATCAAGGTTACCAAGGAAGGATACCACGATTACATAACAACTGTAACAATAGGCCCCGGAGACTCCAAGGTGCTCAACGTAAAGTTAACACCAGATGTCGGCTACTTAACGGTATATTCAGACCCATCAGGAGCCAAAGTCTACGTTAACGGAAGCTACATACAAAAAACCCCAGTTGTGGGGTATGAGCTCTCGCCGGGTAAATATCATGTAACTGTAGTGATGGAGAACTATCAGAGCTACACCACAACGGTGACCATAAGCCCGGGGAAGACCACGGTAATCAACGCCGAACTCACACCACTACCCGTAAAACTCAGCATTAATTCAAACCCTCCAGGGGCTAGTGTCTACATCAACGGAACATACAAAGGGAAAACCCCCATTACCCTCAGCCTGAATCCGGGGGTTTACCAGATCAATCTCGTTAAGTCGGAATACGACAATTACACCACGATGGTGACGCTCAATCCTGGAGAAGACAGGACACTAAACGTTAATCTAACACCCACCTTTGGATACCTGACGGTCAGCTCCGATCCCTCTGGAGCTATGGTATACGTTGACGGATCATACATCGGAAACACGCCCCTAGAGACCTACAAACTCCCCACTGGCCAGCACTCCATAAAACTCTCAAAGGAAGGCTACCATGATTACACTACAACGGTAACCATAGAGCCCGGGAAAACCGAGAACGTATACGCCCCATTAACCCCCTCCGTAGGATACCTAACAGTCCACTCAGATCCCAGTGGCGCTACTGTTCTAGTGGATGGGAAAGAAATAGGAACAACCCCCATCGAAAAGTATGAACTAACCCCCGGAACCCACGAGATAACCATCGCAAAAAGTGGGTACAGGACGGAGACGTTCAACGTTTCAATCAAAGAGGGCAAGGAGCTTTCGGTGCCGGTTGAGCTTCAGCCGCTTACTGGCACTCTAACCCTGACTTCGGATCCTAGTTGGGCAACCGTCATCATAGACGGAAAGGAAGTTGGAACCACTCCTCTTGAGAAGTACATCCTGACCGTTGGAACCCACAGAGTCATCGTCAGGAAGGAGGGCTACAAGGAGCAGAGGTTCACCGTAACTATCGAGGCCGGCAAGGAGACTGCCAAGAACGTCAAGCTCGAGAAAATCCAGATAGCCACGACCACAACTACAACAACCACAACTACCACTACCACAACCACCACAACAGAGAACAGGGTATCAACGACAGATACTCCCAGCAAAGAATCTCCTTCCCAAACGAAAGAGTCAGATAGTCCCTCCTACACTCCGAGTAGCAACAGCCTTGGAGGATCCAGGAACCCGATCGTCCCTTACATCCCGTATGCGCTTGGAGGAGTGCTTCTCTTTGCGGGCCTTTTCGTTGGGGTTAGGGGATACAGGGAGAGGAAGGCAATAAAATCACTGAGAATGGAACTTGAAAGCATAGACGAGAGGGAAGTACCAGACGAAGGCAGAAGTTTGTACAATGAGATACGGGAAATACTTGAAAAGATTTCAGCAACGAAGGATAGAAGGGAGAGGGGAGAACTCATTAAGACCGGCGCCTTCAAACTAAACAGCCTGAAAGACATCGTTTCGGAATACAACAAGCTGAAGGAAGCGGTTACAGGAGAGATACGGGATCTAGTATCCCCCCCAACAAAGAGGAGCGGAACGGGTGGTAGAGATGAGGAATGA